From one Gammaproteobacteria bacterium genomic stretch:
- a CDS encoding CTP synthase produces MTKYVFVTGGVVSSLGKGISSASLAALLEARSLKVTMVKLDPYINVDPGTMSPFQHGEVFVTDDGAETDLDLGHYERFVRTRMTQLNNFTTGQIYERVIRKERRGDYLGGTVQVIPHITNEIKDSIKAAGVGYDVCLVEIGGTVGDIESQPFLEAIRQMRIEEGRSNTAFVHLTLIPELPSAGEIKTKPTQHSVKELRSIGIQPDILVCRAHKPIPDESRKKISLFTNVEEFAVISGEDVDSIYSIPRRYHEQGMDQIIVDHLHLSGSSADLTEWNRVTDALENPTSEVNIAIVGKYVSLTESYKSLSEALVHAGIANDCKVNVNYIDAENIETDGTGELEQSDAILIPGGFGIRGAEGMIEAVRYARERHVPYLGICLGLQIAVIEYARNVAGLSGANSTEFDRECKHPVIALVTEWRNQAGETENRDTDSELGGTMRLGAQYANLKKGSICSDIYEQRKIRERHRHRYEVNNRFIDVLEAKGLTFSGRSMDDLVETIEISEHPWFIACQFHPEFTSTPRDGHPLFTRYVQAAMTVSGSQTGFKEAATL; encoded by the coding sequence ATGACTAAATACGTTTTTGTGACCGGTGGTGTGGTCTCGTCATTGGGGAAGGGTATTTCATCGGCTTCTTTGGCGGCCCTGCTGGAGGCGCGCTCTCTCAAGGTAACGATGGTCAAGCTGGATCCCTATATCAATGTTGATCCCGGTACGATGAGTCCGTTTCAGCATGGCGAAGTATTCGTTACCGATGACGGAGCAGAGACGGATCTAGACCTGGGTCACTATGAGCGATTTGTCCGTACGCGGATGACTCAGTTGAACAACTTTACCACTGGACAGATTTACGAGCGCGTAATTCGAAAGGAACGACGTGGTGACTATTTGGGAGGGACTGTTCAAGTTATTCCCCACATTACTAACGAGATCAAAGATTCAATAAAAGCGGCGGGCGTGGGATACGACGTTTGTTTGGTCGAGATTGGTGGTACGGTCGGTGATATAGAATCGCAACCGTTCCTCGAAGCGATTCGGCAGATGAGAATTGAGGAAGGCCGAAGCAATACTGCATTTGTTCATTTAACACTTATTCCGGAATTACCTTCGGCGGGTGAAATTAAGACCAAACCCACTCAGCACTCGGTAAAAGAGTTGCGCAGCATTGGCATCCAGCCGGACATTCTTGTGTGTCGGGCACACAAGCCTATTCCCGATGAATCCCGAAAAAAGATATCTCTATTTACGAACGTAGAGGAGTTTGCGGTAATCTCAGGAGAAGATGTGGATAGTATCTATTCCATTCCCCGGCGATACCACGAGCAAGGAATGGACCAGATCATTGTTGATCATCTTCATCTATCGGGCAGTTCTGCGGATTTGACCGAGTGGAACAGGGTCACAGATGCGCTGGAGAATCCAACTTCAGAAGTCAATATTGCAATAGTTGGCAAGTACGTCAGCCTTACTGAATCCTATAAATCGCTGTCAGAAGCACTTGTACATGCCGGGATAGCGAACGACTGTAAGGTTAATGTCAACTACATAGATGCAGAAAACATTGAAACGGATGGCACCGGTGAATTGGAGCAGAGTGATGCGATTTTAATTCCTGGCGGGTTTGGAATCAGAGGCGCTGAGGGAATGATTGAGGCGGTTCGTTATGCGCGTGAACGACACGTACCGTACCTGGGTATCTGCCTTGGACTCCAGATAGCTGTGATCGAATATGCGCGCAATGTTGCTGGCCTGTCCGGTGCAAATAGCACTGAGTTCGACAGAGAATGCAAACATCCAGTGATTGCCCTGGTTACCGAGTGGAGAAACCAAGCAGGTGAAACAGAGAATAGGGACACAGATAGCGAACTCGGCGGTACGATGCGGCTAGGGGCTCAGTACGCGAACCTGAAGAAAGGCAGTATATGTTCAGACATTTACGAACAACGAAAGATCCGTGAGCGTCATCGTCATCGATACGAGGTGAACAATCGATTCATAGATGTCTTGGAGGCGAAAGGGCTTACTTTTTCCGGCAGATCAATGGATGATCTTGTCGAAACGATTGAAATTTCTGAACATCCTTGGTTTATCGCCTGTCAATTCCACCCCGAATTTACCTCGACACCGCGGGATGGACATCCTTTGTTTACGCGCTATGTGCAGGCGGCCATGACCGTTTCCGGGAGTCAAACAGGCTTTAAGGAGGCTGCGACACTGTGA
- the kdsA gene encoding 3-deoxy-8-phosphooctulonate synthase, translated as MNLLGREIGRSHPFFLIAGPCVIESRQAVLEVAAALREICDRLDILLIFKSSFDKANRTASESYRGPGLSEGLEILSEVRSSSGLPLLTDVHSVDQVSAVASVVDILQTPAFLCRQTDLIQAVAASGKPVNIKKGQFMSPHEMKSVLAKAQMAGGSEIMLCERGTSFGYNNLVVDMRSLEIMAGFGCPIVFDATHSVQLPGQGGDKSGGQREFVPVLARAAIATGVSGLFMEVHPDPDKALSDGANSWPLDQLEFLLTELVALDGIASRSHEL; from the coding sequence GTGAATTTGTTGGGTAGAGAAATCGGGCGTAGTCATCCGTTCTTCCTGATTGCTGGACCGTGCGTTATCGAATCACGACAGGCCGTTCTGGAGGTGGCTGCAGCGTTGCGGGAAATCTGCGATCGACTCGACATCCTTTTGATTTTCAAGTCTTCCTTCGATAAGGCAAACAGAACGGCGAGCGAGAGTTACCGTGGACCAGGGCTGAGTGAGGGCCTTGAAATTCTCAGTGAAGTGCGGAGCAGCAGCGGTTTACCGTTGCTTACCGATGTACATTCTGTGGATCAGGTGTCTGCTGTTGCGTCGGTTGTTGATATTCTTCAGACACCGGCATTCTTGTGCAGACAGACTGACCTCATTCAGGCAGTGGCGGCCTCTGGTAAACCAGTCAATATTAAGAAGGGCCAGTTCATGTCGCCCCACGAGATGAAATCTGTGTTGGCGAAGGCTCAGATGGCCGGAGGTTCAGAAATCATGCTCTGTGAACGAGGAACTTCGTTTGGTTATAACAATCTCGTCGTTGACATGCGTTCTCTTGAGATTATGGCGGGTTTTGGCTGTCCAATCGTTTTTGATGCAACTCACTCGGTGCAGCTCCCGGGTCAGGGCGGAGATAAATCAGGTGGTCAGAGGGAATTTGTACCGGTTTTGGCGCGTGCCGCTATAGCGACTGGGGTGTCTGGCCTTTTTATGGAAGTACACCCGGACCCGGATAAGGCGTTGAGTGATGGTGCCAATTCCTGGCCACTCGATCAGCTGGAATTCCTGTTAACTGAACTCGTGGCACTGGATGGAATAGCCTCGAGATCCCACGAACTTTAG
- the eno gene encoding phosphopyruvate hydratase, which produces MRIAGVTGREIIDSRGNPTVQAVVALTDGSIGTAAVPSGASTGSLEAVELRDGDPSRYSGLGVLRAVENINTEISRCVFEQDPFEQSEIDNALVVLDGTPNKSRLGANAILAVSLAIARASACSIRLPLYRYLAKMFGGGAGDSVLPVPQINILNGGAHADNRIDFQEFMILPVGSTSIADAVRVGADVFHMLRTILKQMGLSTGVGDEGGFAPEICSNEQAIEVVLEAITQAGYVPGVDVYLGLDIASSEFFRDGRYCLEGDDQTYTSEEFVQLIMTWVERYPILTVEDAMAEDDWEGWESITRVVGDRIQLTGDDLFVTNPKILAKGIERKIANSILIKVNQIGTLSETFEAIRMAKAADYGVTISHRSGETEDTTIADLAVATGAGQIKTGSLCRSERVSKYNRLMVIEEELGSASSFAGLNGFPHYKKGVSTPNPATYSR; this is translated from the coding sequence GTGAGGATTGCCGGTGTCACTGGGCGTGAAATTATCGACTCAAGAGGTAATCCGACAGTACAGGCAGTTGTAGCCTTAACCGACGGATCAATAGGTACTGCCGCAGTGCCTTCGGGCGCTTCAACCGGCAGCCTTGAGGCGGTGGAACTCAGGGATGGCGACCCATCAAGGTATTCTGGCCTTGGTGTTTTGCGTGCAGTTGAAAATATAAATACTGAGATCTCAAGATGCGTTTTTGAGCAGGATCCATTTGAGCAATCCGAGATAGACAATGCGCTTGTTGTTCTTGATGGCACGCCCAACAAATCACGCCTTGGCGCCAATGCCATCTTAGCCGTATCACTTGCGATAGCCCGTGCGAGTGCATGCAGTATCAGATTGCCACTCTATCGGTATTTGGCCAAGATGTTTGGCGGCGGTGCTGGTGATAGTGTTCTGCCTGTTCCCCAGATAAATATTCTGAATGGAGGAGCTCATGCAGACAATCGTATTGATTTCCAGGAGTTTATGATCCTACCGGTCGGTTCGACTAGTATTGCCGATGCAGTCAGGGTGGGTGCCGATGTATTCCACATGCTGAGAACAATTCTTAAGCAAATGGGTCTGAGCACTGGAGTGGGTGATGAGGGTGGATTTGCGCCTGAAATATGCTCCAATGAACAAGCCATAGAGGTTGTGCTCGAGGCGATTACCCAGGCAGGCTATGTACCCGGCGTAGATGTTTACCTCGGTCTGGACATTGCGAGCTCAGAGTTTTTTCGTGATGGCCGATATTGTTTAGAAGGTGACGATCAGACTTATACATCGGAAGAATTTGTTCAATTGATTATGACCTGGGTAGAGCGGTATCCGATTTTGACTGTTGAGGATGCGATGGCAGAAGATGACTGGGAGGGTTGGGAATCGATTACGCGAGTCGTCGGTGATCGTATACAACTCACAGGTGATGATCTGTTTGTAACCAATCCTAAAATACTTGCAAAAGGGATAGAGCGTAAAATTGCAAATTCAATATTAATCAAAGTTAATCAGATCGGCACACTGTCCGAGACATTTGAGGCGATTCGTATGGCCAAAGCAGCGGATTATGGTGTCACGATCTCACATCGATCGGGTGAGACTGAAGACACTACGATAGCCGATCTAGCCGTTGCCACAGGTGCTGGACAGATTAAAACAGGTTCTCTGTGCAGATCGGAACGTGTTTCAAAATACAACAGGCTGATGGTGATAGAGGAGGAACTGGGTTCGGCATCATCATTTGCTGGGCTGAATGGTTTTCCTCATTATAAGAAGGGCGTTTCGACACCCAACCCTGCGACATACAGTCGATAG
- the ftsB gene encoding cell division protein FtsB → MSHRVLLGTLLLLFVLLQYAIWAGKNNVLDLITLNSTLSELREQNKKLRKRNDQLHAEVIDIKSRLSAIEARARSELGLIKPGETFFQIIEKKEEKK, encoded by the coding sequence ATGTCCCACAGAGTATTGCTCGGCACCTTGTTATTGCTTTTTGTCCTTCTTCAATACGCTATATGGGCTGGAAAAAATAATGTGCTCGATCTAATCACCCTCAATTCAACACTGAGCGAGTTGAGAGAGCAGAACAAGAAGCTGCGAAAAAGAAACGATCAGCTACATGCTGAGGTGATTGACATAAAAAGCAGATTGAGTGCGATAGAAGCACGCGCGCGATCAGAACTGGGCTTGATCAAGCCTGGCGAGACGTTTTTTCAAATCATTGAAAAAAAAGAAGAAAAGAAGTAG
- a CDS encoding DUF1674 domain-containing protein — MDIKGINQKTEVLSGAASKRGNRIPDSVVDVLTSKQPETNAAKQSACSSPITSHPDPTRFGDWEHAGRCIDF, encoded by the coding sequence GTGGACATCAAAGGTATTAATCAAAAAACAGAAGTCTTGTCGGGAGCTGCGAGTAAACGCGGCAATAGGATTCCGGACTCTGTCGTCGATGTTCTAACGTCAAAACAGCCCGAAACTAACGCTGCGAAGCAATCTGCCTGCAGCAGCCCAATAACATCTCACCCCGACCCGACTCGGTTTGGTGACTGGGAACACGCTGGCCGCTGCATAGATTTTTGA
- the sdhC gene encoding succinate dehydrogenase, cytochrome b556 subunit, producing MPVKQRPVSPHLQIYRPQLPSFLSILHRATGLFLVLGLMVICIWLICVALGEDYFQIFNSIGSTALGKMFSLGLVFSLVYHFFNGIRHLVWDCGYGFELTSVYFSGTIVLLVSIFVTLLVVARIWF from the coding sequence ATGCCAGTTAAGCAACGTCCCGTCTCACCCCATCTTCAGATTTACAGACCGCAGCTGCCATCGTTTTTGTCAATTTTGCACCGGGCGACCGGCTTGTTTTTGGTGCTAGGGCTGATGGTTATCTGCATTTGGCTAATCTGTGTCGCACTAGGAGAGGATTATTTTCAGATATTCAATTCAATCGGATCAACGGCATTGGGGAAGATGTTCTCTCTGGGGCTGGTATTCAGTTTGGTCTATCATTTTTTTAACGGTATTCGCCATCTTGTCTGGGACTGTGGTTATGGCTTCGAGCTAACGAGTGTCTATTTCAGCGGCACAATAGTTCTTCTAGTGTCGATTTTTGTTACATTGCTCGTTGTCGCCCGGATCTGGTTTTAA
- the sdhA gene encoding succinate dehydrogenase flavoprotein subunit, producing the protein MTKAYTIIDHTYDAVVVGAGGAGLRACLGLAEGGLKTACLTKVFPTRSHTVAAQGGMSAALGNMGEDDWRWHMYDTVKGSDWLGDQDSIAYMCKEAPAAVIELEGYGVPFSRTENGKIYQRAFGGMTTHFGEGRAQRTCAAADRTGHAILHALYQQSLRHEVEFFIEYVALDLIMRDGACIGVIGWSLDDGTLHRFSSKSVILATGGYGRAYFSATSAHTCTGDGNAMVLRAGLPLQDMEFVQFHPTGIYGSGCLITEGARGEGGYLTNSDGERFMERYAPNAKDLASRDIVSRAMTKEIRAGKGVGRDKDHLHLHLEQLGSDILSERLPGISETARVFAGVDVTQEPIPVLPTVHYNMGGIPTNFWGEVITQGSGGDDKVVTGLFAIGEASCVSVHGANRLGSNSLLDLIVFGRAASKRLIEILDHRVSCPTAGDSDTERALTRFDQIRHSQGDYPTAALRLAMQKAMQDNCAVFRTEEVLKEGIEKIQTIRGRFMEVRVTDRSMIWNTDLVETLELENLLLQSVATIHSANRRQESRGAHAREDYPNRDDGKWLKHTLTWTDAGDDPVIAYRPVRLSTGTTEVESVPPSDRVY; encoded by the coding sequence TTGACCAAAGCATACACAATCATCGACCACACTTATGATGCAGTGGTGGTCGGAGCCGGCGGAGCCGGCCTCAGAGCCTGTCTTGGCCTCGCCGAGGGCGGTCTGAAAACAGCGTGTCTAACCAAAGTGTTTCCGACTAGGTCGCACACCGTGGCGGCTCAGGGCGGCATGAGTGCTGCATTGGGCAACATGGGGGAAGATGACTGGCGTTGGCACATGTACGATACAGTTAAAGGTTCTGATTGGCTGGGTGATCAAGATTCGATCGCATATATGTGTAAAGAAGCCCCCGCTGCCGTGATTGAGCTTGAGGGTTACGGAGTGCCTTTTTCGCGGACTGAAAACGGCAAGATCTATCAGCGGGCGTTCGGTGGTATGACGACCCATTTCGGAGAAGGGCGAGCCCAGCGAACCTGTGCAGCAGCCGATAGAACGGGCCACGCGATATTGCACGCCCTCTATCAACAATCTTTACGACACGAAGTCGAGTTCTTCATCGAATATGTAGCACTTGATCTAATCATGCGCGATGGCGCCTGTATAGGTGTTATTGGTTGGAGCCTGGATGACGGTACTTTGCATCGATTTTCCTCTAAAAGTGTAATTTTAGCGACCGGAGGTTACGGTCGAGCCTATTTCTCCGCAACTTCAGCACATACCTGCACCGGTGATGGCAATGCAATGGTGCTACGGGCCGGACTGCCTCTTCAGGATATGGAGTTCGTGCAGTTTCATCCAACAGGTATTTATGGATCGGGTTGTCTGATAACAGAAGGCGCCCGAGGTGAAGGCGGATATCTGACCAATTCTGACGGCGAACGGTTTATGGAGCGCTACGCGCCTAATGCGAAAGACCTTGCGTCACGTGACATTGTTAGCCGAGCGATGACCAAGGAAATTCGTGCCGGTAAAGGTGTTGGCCGAGATAAAGATCACCTGCATCTTCACCTTGAACAGCTCGGGTCCGATATTTTGTCTGAACGTCTACCAGGGATCTCGGAGACAGCACGGGTGTTTGCTGGCGTCGATGTCACACAGGAGCCAATACCCGTACTACCGACGGTACACTACAACATGGGCGGTATCCCGACAAATTTCTGGGGCGAGGTGATTACCCAGGGATCCGGTGGAGATGACAAGGTCGTCACAGGTTTGTTCGCAATTGGCGAAGCGAGTTGTGTATCTGTCCACGGAGCCAATAGACTGGGATCGAACTCTCTACTGGATCTTATCGTGTTTGGCCGGGCTGCCTCAAAAAGGTTGATCGAGATCCTAGATCACCGGGTTTCGTGCCCAACAGCAGGGGATAGCGACACCGAAAGGGCGTTAACACGGTTCGACCAGATTAGGCATAGTCAGGGTGACTATCCAACAGCGGCACTCCGACTGGCAATGCAAAAAGCAATGCAGGATAACTGCGCTGTATTTAGGACAGAAGAGGTGTTGAAAGAAGGTATCGAAAAAATCCAGACTATCAGAGGTCGATTTATGGAGGTCAGGGTCACTGACAGATCCATGATCTGGAATACGGATCTGGTTGAGACGCTCGAGCTTGAGAATCTCTTGCTTCAATCCGTTGCGACTATTCACAGCGCCAATCGGCGCCAGGAGAGTCGTGGAGCCCATGCTCGGGAGGATTATCCGAATCGTGACGATGGGAAGTGGTTAAAACATACGCTTACCTGGACCGATGCAGGCGATGATCCCGTGATAGCTTATCGACCTGTCAGGCTCTCGACTGGCACCACCGAGGTAGAATCGGTTCCACCTTCAGACAGGGTCTATTGA
- a CDS encoding succinate dehydrogenase iron-sulfur subunit codes for MADLRLPKNSRVRPGHTHKGTGGADAREFQIYRWDPDNNDNPRLDIYHVDIKDCGPMVLDAIIKIKNEIDSTLTFRRSCREGICGSCAMNIDGMNTLACTKAIAEVKGAVKIYPLPHMPVIKDLVPDLTQFFRQLASVEPWLKTKESTGLIENTQTIDERKRLDGLYECILCACCSTSCPSYWWNSDRYLGPAALLQAYRWIVDSRDMATEDRLEQLDDTFKLYRCHTIMNCTSACPKDLNPARAIGQIKKMIARSQ; via the coding sequence GTGGCAGATTTACGGTTACCAAAAAACTCTAGGGTGCGACCGGGCCACACCCACAAAGGCACCGGAGGCGCGGACGCTCGAGAGTTTCAAATCTACCGCTGGGATCCCGATAATAACGACAATCCCCGGCTTGATATTTATCATGTTGATATCAAAGACTGCGGGCCGATGGTGTTAGATGCGATTATAAAAATCAAAAACGAGATAGATTCTACGCTCACTTTTAGGCGGTCTTGTCGGGAGGGAATCTGCGGATCTTGTGCGATGAACATAGATGGCATGAACACTCTGGCATGTACAAAGGCAATCGCGGAAGTAAAGGGTGCGGTAAAAATATACCCCCTCCCTCACATGCCGGTCATTAAAGATCTTGTGCCGGATCTGACCCAATTCTTTCGCCAACTTGCCTCGGTGGAACCATGGCTCAAAACAAAAGAGTCGACTGGACTAATCGAGAATACCCAAACTATAGACGAAAGAAAACGCCTCGATGGCCTCTACGAGTGCATTCTTTGTGCTTGCTGTTCAACGAGTTGTCCGAGTTATTGGTGGAATAGTGACCGCTATCTCGGACCAGCGGCGCTCCTGCAGGCATATCGATGGATTGTTGACAGTCGTGACATGGCAACCGAAGATCGGCTTGAACAACTAGATGACACCTTTAAATTGTATCGCTGTCACACAATCATGAATTGTACTAGCGCGTGCCCGAAGGATCTGAATCCAGCTAGGGCCATTGGGCAGATAAAAAAGATGATCGCTCGATCTCAATAA
- a CDS encoding succinate dehydrogenase assembly factor 2, which translates to MRADRAKVLWRCRRGIRELDSVLRPFAEDCYDELSPLEKTRLQTLLGCQDTQILDWVLGREIPDEEGLQSLVDSIIRYSQKSRLTGMV; encoded by the coding sequence ATGAGGGCAGATCGGGCAAAGGTGCTCTGGCGATGTCGTCGAGGTATTCGGGAGCTCGACTCGGTTTTAAGGCCCTTTGCCGAAGACTGCTACGATGAACTGTCGCCGCTAGAAAAGACCCGACTGCAGACGCTTCTTGGCTGTCAGGACACCCAGATCCTTGACTGGGTTCTCGGGCGGGAAATACCCGATGAAGAAGGCCTACAAAGCCTGGTCGACTCGATCATCCGGTATTCGCAAAAGTCGAGGCTAACCGGAATGGTATGA
- the argC gene encoding N-acetyl-gamma-glutamyl-phosphate reductase — protein sequence MIESPTVLRSKIFIDGQAGTTGLRIRQWTQHRSDFELLTLAENDRRSVTARQEAISLADLTILCLPDAAAGEAAVWAQNAGTRVLDASTCHRVADDWTYGLPELCEEQRARIGSADRVSNPGCYSSTFILLLRPLIDAGLIPTDVPISIHALSGYSGGGKSLIERWENHDNELADLQYEAPYALGWVHKHIPEMQRYTGLTVQPQFLPAVGPFHSGMRVQVPLHESIFYNRPDGEEIWTLLNQRYAGEPFIQVAPFAGFEAVSENDLDPTGFNGSNQLQIHVFPNPAGHILLVGLLDNLGKGASGVAVQCLNLMLGLPEEAGLPV from the coding sequence GTGATAGAATCGCCCACCGTTTTGAGATCGAAAATATTTATAGATGGTCAGGCCGGGACAACCGGCCTTAGGATCAGGCAATGGACTCAGCATCGTAGCGATTTTGAGCTCCTGACTCTTGCTGAAAATGACCGACGTTCCGTGACAGCACGGCAGGAAGCCATATCGCTAGCCGACCTCACCATTCTTTGTCTGCCGGACGCCGCCGCTGGAGAAGCTGCCGTCTGGGCACAAAATGCCGGTACCAGGGTTCTCGATGCCAGTACCTGCCACCGTGTTGCAGATGACTGGACATATGGGCTTCCTGAACTATGTGAAGAGCAACGTGCTAGGATTGGTTCGGCTGATCGTGTGAGTAACCCAGGCTGTTATTCCTCTACCTTTATTCTGTTGTTGCGACCCTTGATAGATGCCGGACTGATACCAACAGATGTTCCGATATCTATACATGCCTTATCCGGTTATAGCGGCGGCGGTAAATCATTGATCGAACGCTGGGAAAACCATGATAATGAGTTGGCGGACCTCCAGTATGAAGCGCCCTACGCATTGGGGTGGGTCCACAAGCACATTCCTGAGATGCAGCGATACACGGGCTTGACGGTCCAGCCCCAGTTCCTGCCAGCTGTGGGTCCGTTTCACAGCGGCATGCGGGTTCAGGTACCTCTTCACGAAAGTATTTTTTACAACAGGCCCGATGGTGAAGAGATCTGGACACTTCTTAATCAACGTTACGCTGGTGAACCGTTTATTCAGGTCGCACCGTTTGCCGGCTTTGAAGCGGTCAGTGAAAACGATTTGGATCCAACTGGGTTTAACGGGAGCAATCAACTCCAAATTCATGTATTTCCGAATCCCGCGGGGCATATTCTGCTGGTTGGCTTGCTGGATAATCTAGGTAAAGGTGCTTCCGGAGTAGCCGTACAGTGCCTTAATCTGATGTTGGGTCTGCCGGAGGAAGCGGGGCTACCTGTTTAA
- the lepA gene encoding translation elongation factor 4, with product MLPRNQKNVRNFAIIAHIDHGKSTLSDRLIQLCGGLTDREMSEQVLDSMELERERGITIKAQSVSLKYTSRKGDQYSLNFIDTPGHVDFAYEVSRSLSACEGALLVVDASQGVEAQTLAHCYAAVDLGLEVIPVLNKIDLPSAEPERVLREIEDLIGLDCSNALSISAKTGAGVEEVLESIVSSLPGPEGDANDPLRALIIDSWFDNYHGTVSLVRLVDGKIASRDKIKISSTGGEHQVAEVGVFTPKKQVVSQLVAGDVGYMIAGIKDIKAAKVGDTIIDARSVGTVTLPGFKEEKPTVFAGLYPANNADYDSFRDALDKLGLNDASLQYEPEVSPALGFGFRCGFLGLLHLEIVQERLEREYDLELITTAPTVLYQVITTEQKLVGVQNPSDLPDPAMIREIREPFIRARILSPQDQVGPIISLCIEKRGVQQNINYHARQVLIEFDLPLAEVVFYFHDQLKSVSRGFASLDYELLDHRVADMVKLDILINGDRIDPLSLLVHREQAKYRARDLVSRMRKLIPRQMFDVAIQASIGSRVISRETVKALRKNVTAKCYGGDITRKRKLLEKQKEGKKRMKQVGSVAIPQEAFLSVLRMGN from the coding sequence ATGCTTCCCAGGAATCAAAAGAACGTTCGCAACTTCGCGATAATTGCCCATATCGATCATGGGAAATCAACGCTATCGGACCGATTAATTCAGTTGTGCGGCGGTTTGACTGACCGGGAAATGTCAGAGCAGGTACTTGATTCGATGGAGCTTGAACGCGAGCGGGGGATAACGATCAAAGCTCAGAGTGTCTCCTTGAAGTACACATCGCGTAAAGGAGACCAGTATTCGCTTAATTTTATTGATACGCCGGGTCATGTGGATTTCGCTTATGAGGTTTCCAGGTCATTAAGTGCGTGTGAGGGTGCGTTGCTCGTGGTTGATGCCTCACAAGGCGTGGAGGCACAGACACTTGCACACTGTTATGCGGCGGTCGACTTAGGCCTAGAGGTGATCCCGGTACTCAACAAGATCGATTTGCCTTCCGCAGAACCCGAGCGGGTGTTGCGAGAAATTGAAGACCTTATTGGCCTAGACTGTTCAAACGCTCTGTCGATCAGCGCAAAAACGGGTGCCGGAGTTGAAGAGGTTCTAGAGTCCATTGTCTCCTCTCTGCCCGGGCCCGAAGGCGACGCAAACGACCCCTTAAGGGCGCTCATCATTGATTCGTGGTTTGATAATTATCATGGCACGGTTTCGTTGGTTAGGCTGGTAGACGGCAAGATTGCCAGCCGCGACAAGATCAAGATCAGTTCTACTGGGGGTGAGCACCAGGTGGCGGAGGTAGGAGTATTCACACCGAAAAAGCAAGTAGTTTCGCAGCTGGTAGCTGGTGATGTCGGCTATATGATCGCTGGCATTAAAGATATAAAAGCGGCGAAGGTCGGTGACACAATAATCGATGCCAGATCGGTAGGCACGGTAACTCTGCCTGGGTTCAAAGAGGAAAAGCCCACTGTTTTCGCCGGCCTGTACCCGGCGAACAATGCCGATTACGACAGTTTTCGTGATGCGCTGGACAAGTTGGGTCTGAATGACGCATCGTTGCAATATGAACCGGAAGTGTCGCCAGCTTTGGGATTTGGATTCCGGTGTGGGTTCCTGGGTCTGCTTCACCTCGAGATAGTTCAGGAGCGCCTTGAGCGTGAATATGACCTTGAGTTGATTACCACAGCGCCTACGGTCTTGTATCAGGTTATAACAACTGAACAGAAGCTGGTAGGGGTGCAGAACCCTTCCGACCTTCCGGATCCGGCGATGATCAGAGAAATACGTGAGCCATTTATTCGTGCGCGCATACTTTCGCCGCAAGATCAAGTCGGTCCAATCATCTCATTGTGCATTGAAAAGCGTGGGGTTCAGCAGAACATCAATTACCACGCGAGACAGGTCTTGATCGAGTTTGATTTGCCACTGGCTGAGGTGGTGTTTTATTTTCATGATCAATTAAAGTCAGTAAGCCGGGGATTCGCTTCGTTGGATTATGAGTTACTCGATCATCGGGTGGCTGATATGGTTAAGCTTGACATATTGATTAATGGTGATCGGATCGATCCTTTATCCCTTCTGGTGCATCGCGAGCAGGCGAAATATCGCGCACGGGATCTAGTCAGCCGAATGCGTAAACTTATTCCGAGGCAGATGTTTGACGTCGCAATTCAGGCTTCCATTGGTTCGAGGGTCATTTCGAGAGAGACAGTCAAAGCTTTGCGAAAGAACGTCACTGCAAAATGCTATGGCGGCGACATTACGCGAAAACGCAAACTGTTAGAGAAGCAAAAAGAAGGAAAGAAACGGATGAAACAGGTGGGCTCCGTAGCCATACCCCAGGAAGCATTCCTATCAGTCCTGAGGATGGGCAACTAA